The Haloferax sp. Atlit-12N region CGCGACGCGAGGACCCCGAGTACGAGGGCCGGGGCTGGCACGCCGGCCACGGCTGGGAACAAGACTGGATAGACTGGGGCGGTCGCGGGTAGCCGAGTAGGGCCGAGTCCTCGACGTAGCGGCCGGCGTGACAGTCACGTTTCTCCGGGGCCGAGAACCGCCGGCTCACGATTTAGCCGCCGAGCGCGTAGTTAGCAACGGTGAATCAACCATGGAGAAGAACGTCGGCGGCTACGACCGTATCGCGCGTGCCGTCCTCGGACCGGTGCTCATCATCGTCGGGGCGGCGACCCTCGCGGGCTTCCTGACCATCGCGGCCGGAACCCTCGGACTCGTCGTCGCGGTCGCGGCGCTCCTCGTCGGAGCGGTCCTCGCGACCACGGCAATCACCCAGAAGTGCCCGCTGAACGACCTGCTGGGCTTCAACACCTACAAGGGCGCGAAGACGACCGAGACCGAATCCGCGGGCAAGCCCCGCGCGCAATAATCATTTTCGAGTGAGCTGTGGACGGCAGCCCGCGTTCCGTGGACTGAACCGTGCGAGCGGACGCTTCGTATTTCGTTTGATTATCAAAATAGATAGCTCGCGGGAAACACCTTTCTCGCCCCTCCCGAGACCAGGAGTAGCGATGACGCCACCACTCCCGACGCGGGAACAGCTCCCGGACGACCTCCTCGAACGGGCCAACTGGGTCGGGTGGCGAACACGGACCCGTAATGGTTCCGAAACGACGGTTCTGAAGGACGCGACCGGCGGGCTCGCGTCGGTGACCGACGCTTCGACGTGGACGACGTTCGACGAAGCGCTCGCGTACGCGCGGGACGGCCCCGCCGACGGGGTGGGGTACGTTTTCACCGACGACGACCCGTTCGTCGTCGTCGACATCGGCGAGTGCCGCGACAGCGAGACCGGCGCGACCGAGCGCTGGGCGTGGGAACTCGTCGACCGCCTCGACTCTCACACGCAGGTGAATCCCTCGGGGACGGGGTATCGAATCCTCGTCCGCGGGACGCTTCCGTCGGGAAGCGACCGAACTGAGAACCTCGAACTCTCGGACGGCGCGGGCTTTTTCCTCGCGACCGGCGACCGGCTCGAGGGCACGTCCGCGGCGATTGCCGAGCGGAGCGACGTG contains the following coding sequences:
- a CDS encoding DUF2892 domain-containing protein, producing MEKNVGGYDRIARAVLGPVLIIVGAATLAGFLTIAAGTLGLVVAVAALLVGAVLATTAITQKCPLNDLLGFNTYKGAKTTETESAGKPRAQ